A region from the Cryptosporangium arvum DSM 44712 genome encodes:
- a CDS encoding LLM class flavin-dependent oxidoreductase: MQLDAVMWPDAAWPVVREEWRHAERLGIHRGWFYDHLNLHGPAPWHEAWTALAAVAAATSRIGVGTQVTSPNFRHPVTTAKAALSLDALSEGRFVLGIGAGGPGRDSDAFGGVPLSRAERTARFREYVDLTDRLLRREHTDVTGTFFSAHDVALGGGEPRRPPIAIAATGRRGMALAAAFGDLWITQDVAKDPAVSGHAEIGRQLAELAEVCAEHGRDPATLPSLAVLGYGDERPLDSIESFRDCVGRYGELGVTTLAVLWPREHGRLSVLEEAAALLPGPGPDA; encoded by the coding sequence ATGCAGCTCGACGCCGTCATGTGGCCGGACGCGGCCTGGCCGGTCGTGCGGGAGGAGTGGCGGCACGCCGAACGCCTCGGGATCCACCGCGGCTGGTTCTACGACCACCTGAACCTCCACGGCCCGGCGCCGTGGCACGAGGCCTGGACCGCGCTGGCGGCCGTCGCGGCGGCCACCTCGCGGATCGGCGTCGGCACCCAGGTGACCTCGCCGAACTTCCGGCATCCGGTCACCACGGCCAAGGCCGCGCTGAGCCTCGACGCGCTGTCCGAGGGGCGGTTCGTGCTGGGCATCGGCGCGGGCGGACCGGGGCGCGACTCGGACGCGTTCGGGGGCGTGCCGCTCTCCCGGGCCGAGCGCACCGCCCGCTTCCGCGAGTACGTCGACCTGACCGACCGGCTGTTGCGCCGCGAGCACACCGACGTCACCGGCACGTTCTTCAGCGCGCACGACGTCGCGCTCGGGGGTGGGGAGCCACGCCGGCCGCCGATCGCGATCGCCGCCACCGGGCGGCGGGGTATGGCGCTGGCGGCCGCGTTCGGCGACCTGTGGATCACCCAGGACGTCGCGAAGGACCCCGCGGTCTCCGGCCACGCCGAGATCGGCCGGCAGCTCGCGGAGCTGGCCGAGGTCTGCGCCGAGCACGGCCGCGACCCGGCGACGCTGCCGTCGCTGGCCGTGCTCGGGTACGGCGACGAGCGGCCGCTGGACTCGATCGAGTCGTTCCGCGACTGCGTGGGCCGCTACGGCGAACTCGGGGTCACGACGCTGGCCGTGCTCTGGCCCCGCGAGCACGGCCGGCTGTCGGTCCTGGAGGAGGCCGCCGCGCTACTTCCAGGGCCGGGCCCGGACGCATGA
- a CDS encoding ROK family protein — translation MAETLATTGALRASDVTTAAHRGDPGARALPARAGRLVGATLATLVSFYDPGLVVVGGAVAHAGDYVPAAIRESVCRRSPAADPAA, via the coding sequence ATGGCCGAGACGCTCGCGACCACCGGGGCGCTGCGGGCCTCGGACGTCACGACCGCCGCGCATCGCGGCGACCCCGGGGCGCGGGCGTTGCCGGCCCGGGCCGGGCGGCTGGTGGGCGCGACGCTGGCGACGCTCGTCAGCTTCTACGACCCCGGGCTGGTGGTGGTCGGTGGGGCCGTGGCGCACGCGGGCGACTACGTGCCGGCCGCGATCCGCGAGTCGGTGTGCCGGCGGTCGCCAGCGGCCGACCCCGCCGCCTGA
- a CDS encoding glutamine synthetase family protein codes for MTDPTRAQQIAHELAGLGVHGVALSYVDTAGISRVKAVPTKALASAVQRGVGMSPVFDLFLADDSIVASDRQGGPDGDLRLYPDLDRLVVLAAEPGWALVPADRLTQDGVAHVNCSRSLLRRTVADAAGRGLTFRTAVEIEFVLGRGDGPDFVPACQGPAYGLTRLTELSAYCDDVLTALDAQGVPVDQIHPEYAPGQYEVSVGATDPVAAADRSVLVRSTLRALAQKHGLRISFSPSVLAGGVGNGGHVHLSTWRDDRNLHGGGTGRYGLTGEAEAFAAGVLDALPALAAVTTPSPASFLRLQPSHWAGVYTCWGHETREAALRIVTGATDVRDTAANLEVKAVDLAANPYLVFAALVTAGLDGVDRQLTLPEEITGDPSRFSAAELAARGIQKLPTTMDDAVRAFSGGVLAAAWDELLVDAIVTVRRGEAARMDGRTPAAIAEAYRWVY; via the coding sequence ATGACCGATCCGACCCGTGCCCAGCAGATCGCCCACGAGCTCGCCGGACTCGGCGTGCACGGCGTCGCGCTCTCCTACGTGGACACCGCGGGCATCTCGCGCGTCAAGGCCGTGCCGACCAAGGCGCTCGCGAGCGCGGTACAGCGGGGCGTCGGCATGTCACCGGTCTTCGACCTGTTCCTGGCCGACGACTCGATCGTCGCCAGCGACCGGCAGGGCGGCCCCGACGGCGACCTGCGCCTCTACCCCGACCTCGACCGGCTGGTGGTGCTGGCCGCCGAGCCCGGCTGGGCCCTGGTGCCGGCCGACCGGCTCACCCAGGACGGCGTCGCGCACGTCAACTGCTCGCGGTCGCTGCTGCGCCGTACGGTGGCCGACGCCGCCGGCCGGGGTCTCACGTTCCGGACGGCGGTCGAGATCGAGTTCGTCCTCGGCCGGGGCGACGGGCCGGATTTTGTGCCGGCGTGCCAGGGCCCGGCCTACGGGCTCACCCGGCTGACCGAGCTGAGCGCCTACTGCGACGACGTCCTGACCGCGCTCGACGCGCAGGGCGTCCCGGTCGATCAGATCCACCCGGAGTACGCGCCCGGCCAGTACGAGGTCTCGGTCGGTGCGACCGACCCGGTCGCGGCGGCCGACCGGTCGGTCCTGGTCCGCTCGACGCTGCGCGCGCTCGCCCAGAAGCACGGGCTGCGGATCTCGTTCTCCCCGTCGGTGCTGGCCGGAGGAGTCGGGAACGGCGGGCACGTGCACCTCTCCACGTGGCGCGACGACCGGAACCTCCACGGGGGCGGCACCGGGCGCTACGGCCTCACCGGGGAGGCCGAGGCGTTCGCGGCCGGCGTCCTCGACGCGCTTCCGGCGCTGGCCGCGGTCACCACCCCCAGCCCGGCGAGCTTCCTGCGCCTGCAGCCGAGCCACTGGGCCGGCGTCTACACCTGCTGGGGTCACGAGACCCGGGAGGCCGCGCTGCGGATCGTCACCGGGGCCACCGACGTCCGCGACACCGCGGCCAACCTGGAGGTGAAGGCCGTCGACCTGGCCGCGAACCCGTACCTGGTGTTCGCCGCCCTGGTCACGGCCGGGCTCGACGGCGTCGACCGGCAGCTCACGCTGCCGGAGGAGATCACCGGCGACCCGTCGCGGTTCTCCGCGGCCGAGCTGGCCGCGCGCGGCATCCAGAAACTACCGACCACGATGGACGACGCCGTACGCGCGTTCAGCGGCGGCGTACTGGCCGCGGCCTGGGACGAGTTGCTCGTCGACGCGATCGTCACGGTCCGGCGCGGAGAGGCGGCGCGGATGGACGGACGGACGCCGGCCGCGATCGCGGAGGCGTACCGGTGGGTCTACTGA
- a CDS encoding ROK family protein, with product MVDGSLAEHAPGRAVWGTGVGVPGPVEFDTGLPVAPPIMPGWDGYPIRDRLSRRCAAATWIDNDVNLLALGEVRTNPAAAADMLFVRSAPASAPV from the coding sequence GTGGTCGACGGGAGCCTCGCCGAGCACGCACCGGGCCGAGCCGTCTGGGGTACCGGCGTCGGCGTTCCCGGCCCGGTCGAGTTCGACACCGGTCTGCCGGTCGCCCCGCCGATCATGCCGGGCTGGGACGGGTACCCGATCCGCGACCGGCTCTCGCGCCGCTGCGCCGCAGCGACCTGGATCGACAACGACGTGAACCTCCTCGCGCTGGGCGAGGTGCGCACCAACCCCGCGGCCGCGGCCGACATGCTGTTCGTAAGATCGGCACCGGCATCGGCGCCGGTCTGA
- a CDS encoding amidohydrolase family protein, whose product MGLLIDHHCHGVVTRELDRAGFEALISEGGAPPPGDTNFDTPVGLAIRRHCAPRLDLPEHASPEDYLARRAELGTEEVTRRLLATTGTARYLVDTGFNAEGLTTPEQLAGITGARAHHVVRLEKVAEDLASDGVDPAEFAGAFRDRLHRAVADVGAVGVKSVAAYRTGFRLDPAPPGAAEVTAAVARWGGTTRLADPVLQRFTLEAAVELGLPIQFHVGFGDRDIRMTDVDPTLLSDWIGRHRVPVMLLHCWPYQRQASFLAAVFPNVHVDVGLALHYVGPRRGVAVLAELAEVAPFTRAVLLGRVRRSGAVPAGSARLRHGTDRAAGGPGRQRRMGPGRRRAHRRPDRARQRRTRLPAINRADGRHQKIAVPHGCPIGDSHQRVRILSRQLRLEPGRRRGPQLRRADRRGRSGLPPDP is encoded by the coding sequence GTGGGTCTACTGATCGATCATCACTGTCACGGCGTCGTCACCCGCGAGCTCGACCGCGCGGGATTCGAGGCCCTGATCAGCGAGGGCGGCGCCCCACCGCCCGGCGACACGAACTTCGACACGCCGGTCGGCCTGGCGATCCGGCGGCACTGCGCCCCCCGGCTCGACCTGCCGGAACACGCGTCGCCGGAGGACTACCTGGCGCGCCGCGCGGAGCTGGGCACCGAGGAGGTGACCCGCCGCCTGCTCGCGACGACCGGCACCGCGCGCTACCTGGTCGACACCGGGTTCAACGCCGAGGGCCTGACGACGCCGGAGCAGCTCGCCGGGATCACCGGCGCCCGCGCCCACCACGTCGTGCGGCTGGAGAAGGTCGCCGAGGACCTGGCGTCCGACGGTGTGGACCCCGCGGAGTTCGCCGGCGCGTTCCGTGACCGCCTGCACCGGGCCGTGGCCGACGTCGGCGCGGTCGGCGTGAAGTCGGTGGCCGCCTACCGCACCGGCTTCCGCCTCGACCCCGCGCCGCCCGGCGCCGCGGAGGTGACCGCGGCCGTCGCCCGGTGGGGCGGCACCACGCGTCTGGCCGACCCGGTGCTCCAGCGCTTCACGCTGGAGGCCGCCGTGGAGCTCGGCCTTCCCATCCAGTTCCACGTCGGTTTCGGCGACCGCGACATCCGGATGACCGACGTCGACCCCACCCTGCTCAGCGACTGGATCGGCCGCCACCGCGTCCCGGTGATGCTGCTGCACTGCTGGCCGTACCAGCGGCAGGCCTCGTTCCTCGCCGCGGTGTTCCCGAACGTCCACGTCGACGTCGGGCTGGCGCTGCACTACGTGGGGCCGCGCCGCGGCGTGGCGGTGCTCGCGGAGCTCGCCGAGGTCGCCCCGTTCACGCGGGCTGTACTCCTCGGACGCGTACGGCGTTCCGGAGCTGTACCAGCTGGGAGCGCACGGCTTCGCCACGGCACTGACCGCGCTGCTGGAGGACCGGGTCGGCAGCGGCGAATGGGCCCGGGCCGACGCCGAGCGCATCGCCGCCCTGATCGGGCACGGCAACGCCGAACGCGTCTACCGGCTATAAACCGCGCCGATGGCAGGCATCAGAAGATCGCTGTTCCGCATGGCTGCCCGATCGGTGATAGTCATCAGCGTGTTCGAATACTTTCCCGGCAATTACGTCTGGAACCTGGGCGTCGTCGCGGCCCTCAACTCCGGCGGGCTGATCGACGAGGTCGATCGGGCCTGCCGCCCGATCCGTGA
- a CDS encoding alpha/beta hydrolase family protein yields MFEYFPGNYVWNLGVVAALNSGGLIDEVDRACRPIREAAAQGEDAGTPDFLRAWTALTDQLVGQAEDAGKAGHARTATQLYRRATNYLCQAERMLSNADPNRIPTYRRVLELQEKAFPESVRRVAVPYRGTTLPAYFSAAPGDGPRPVVVLVNGLDSTKEHQFSSGHWEELAARGVSCLMLDQPGSGEALRLQGLTARIDAEAWGAAAVDYLLTRDDVDGSRLGIVGWSLGGYYAPRVAAFEKRFALCVAWGANHNWSAVQRRRLEREGERPVPHYWEHVLWVWGHTDLDEFIAFADDVHLDGVVEKITVPFLIAHGANDRQIPLEYAHRSYDQAVNAPRRDLRVFTPEEGATEHIGLDHLPYVSTYIADWVADTFA; encoded by the coding sequence GTGTTCGAATACTTTCCCGGCAATTACGTCTGGAACCTGGGCGTCGTCGCGGCCCTCAACTCCGGCGGGCTGATCGACGAGGTCGATCGGGCCTGCCGCCCGATCCGTGAGGCCGCCGCGCAGGGCGAGGACGCCGGTACCCCGGACTTCCTGCGCGCGTGGACGGCGCTCACCGATCAGCTCGTCGGCCAGGCCGAGGACGCCGGGAAGGCCGGTCACGCGCGTACCGCGACGCAGCTCTACCGACGCGCGACGAACTACCTGTGCCAGGCCGAGCGGATGCTGTCGAACGCCGACCCGAACCGCATCCCCACCTACCGCCGGGTCCTGGAGCTGCAGGAGAAGGCGTTCCCGGAGAGCGTGCGCCGGGTCGCGGTGCCGTACCGGGGCACGACGCTCCCGGCGTACTTCAGCGCCGCTCCCGGCGACGGTCCGAGGCCGGTCGTCGTGCTGGTCAACGGGCTGGACTCCACGAAGGAGCACCAGTTCTCCTCCGGCCACTGGGAGGAGCTCGCCGCGCGCGGCGTCTCCTGCCTGATGCTCGACCAGCCCGGCAGCGGTGAGGCGTTGCGCCTGCAGGGCCTGACCGCACGCATCGACGCCGAAGCCTGGGGCGCGGCGGCGGTGGACTACCTGCTCACCCGCGACGACGTCGACGGCAGCCGCCTGGGCATCGTCGGCTGGTCGCTGGGCGGCTACTACGCGCCCCGCGTCGCCGCGTTCGAGAAGCGGTTCGCGCTCTGCGTGGCCTGGGGAGCGAACCACAACTGGAGCGCGGTGCAGCGCCGCCGGCTCGAGCGCGAGGGCGAGCGCCCGGTGCCGCACTACTGGGAGCACGTGCTCTGGGTGTGGGGCCACACCGACCTCGACGAGTTCATCGCGTTCGCCGACGACGTGCACCTGGACGGCGTGGTCGAGAAGATCACGGTGCCGTTCCTGATCGCGCACGGCGCGAACGACCGGCAGATCCCGCTCGAGTACGCGCACCGCTCCTACGACCAGGCCGTGAACGCACCGCGGCGCGACCTGCGCGTCTTCACGCCCGAGGAGGGCGCGACCGAGCACATCGGGCTCGACCACCTGCCCTACGTCAGCACGTACATCGCGGATTGGGTGGCGGATACGTTCGCCTAG
- a CDS encoding M20 metallopeptidase family protein yields MDELADAWRAALADELPGAVALRHELHANPDVSGAEDPTADRVVAALGLPAERIAGTGRLLRIGPDGPSIGLRAEMDALPVTEATGAPFAAGNGAMHACGHDVHLAALVAVVRAARRLELPRGLVVVLQPREEVGPTGAIDVVTSGRLLDHQVRALIAAHVQPLVAAGRVTSDPGPVNASVDEVDIVITGRGGHGAYPHLAADPVPVLCRAVLALGDAARAAVDPLHPVVVTFPQIEGSGAPNVIPGTARASGTVRAMREEDRTLLHERLARTVDGIAAAGGCVGEYRVRRGEPALVNDPALAASAGRWLRAFGVPGASFASCGSDDFATYGPQVPILMHFVGTGEGPAGPMLHDARYLPDDQVISTVATALLGGWLGAATAEGT; encoded by the coding sequence GTGGACGAACTCGCAGACGCCTGGCGCGCGGCGCTGGCCGATGAATTACCGGGCGCGGTCGCGCTCCGGCACGAACTGCACGCCAACCCGGACGTCTCCGGCGCGGAGGATCCGACCGCGGACCGCGTCGTGGCGGCGCTCGGCCTCCCGGCCGAACGGATCGCCGGAACCGGCCGGCTGCTGCGGATCGGCCCGGACGGCCCGTCGATCGGGCTCCGCGCCGAGATGGACGCGCTGCCGGTGACCGAGGCGACCGGCGCTCCGTTCGCGGCGGGGAACGGCGCCATGCACGCGTGCGGGCACGACGTGCACCTCGCCGCGCTGGTGGCGGTGGTGCGGGCCGCGCGGCGGCTGGAGCTGCCGCGGGGCCTGGTCGTGGTGCTCCAGCCGCGCGAGGAGGTGGGGCCGACCGGGGCGATCGACGTCGTCACCTCCGGGCGGCTGCTCGATCACCAGGTGCGCGCGTTGATCGCCGCGCACGTGCAACCCCTGGTCGCGGCGGGCCGGGTCACCAGCGACCCCGGGCCGGTGAACGCGTCGGTCGACGAGGTGGACATCGTGATCACCGGGCGGGGCGGGCACGGGGCGTACCCGCACCTGGCGGCCGACCCGGTGCCGGTGCTCTGCCGGGCGGTGCTCGCGCTGGGCGACGCCGCCCGCGCCGCGGTGGACCCGCTGCACCCGGTCGTGGTGACCTTCCCGCAGATCGAAGGTTCCGGGGCGCCCAACGTCATCCCCGGCACCGCACGGGCGTCGGGCACCGTGCGGGCGATGCGCGAGGAGGACCGCACGCTGCTGCACGAACGCCTGGCCCGCACCGTCGACGGGATCGCCGCGGCCGGCGGCTGCGTCGGCGAGTACCGGGTGCGCCGGGGCGAGCCGGCGCTGGTGAACGACCCGGCGCTGGCCGCGTCGGCCGGCCGATGGCTGCGCGCGTTCGGGGTGCCGGGCGCGAGCTTCGCGTCCTGCGGCTCCGACGACTTCGCCACCTACGGCCCGCAGGTGCCGATCCTCATGCACTTCGTCGGCACCGGGGAGGGGCCCGCGGGTCCGATGCTGCACGACGCGCGTTACCTTCCCGACGACCAGGTCATCAGCACCGTGGCCACCGCACTGCTCGGCGGGTGGCTCGGCGCGGCCACCGCGGAGGGGACGTAA
- a CDS encoding APC family permease: protein MAGQGPRLGRELSIWEAVGISVALMAPSMAANINPQGMVGSVGRAVPLTFALATAGVLLVAYTFVRLTQKFHHSGSVYGFVGATLGPRPGVVAGWGLLGTYLFYAVVTSTASARFLVAFLDGTGLWDAPPDWIVLPIVAVVLLGVLALTISPIRLGTRVLLIVEAATVALILVVAVVVLAQVGADGDITVSPFTVPAGTDTSALFLGVVFGFLSFAGFEAAATLGEETRRPRRDIPRAILGTAIFGGVYFVFVTWVEVQGFGTDQEGLDAFASSGSLFGDLGTRYVGAWLGDLISLGAAISAFGCALACAVGASRLLYAMARDGLAPAALARVDPTRRTPAGAALGVVAAAAVIEVLLWLIYDTSLDVFVAAGVIGTLVLLVVYVLASVGVIRLLFVNRDPTVRTWEVIVPVGGLIVLGYTLYRNVVPLPEGRSLVAPLVAAVWLLVGVVVVLAAPQLARRAGTALTADEGLTKV from the coding sequence GTGGCGGGTCAAGGGCCGCGGCTCGGCCGCGAACTGAGCATCTGGGAGGCCGTCGGGATCTCCGTCGCCCTCATGGCGCCGTCGATGGCGGCGAACATCAATCCGCAGGGCATGGTCGGCAGCGTGGGGCGCGCGGTACCGCTCACGTTCGCGCTGGCCACCGCGGGAGTCCTGTTGGTCGCGTACACCTTCGTGCGCCTGACGCAGAAGTTCCACCACTCCGGGTCGGTCTACGGCTTCGTGGGCGCGACGCTCGGCCCGCGCCCCGGCGTCGTCGCCGGCTGGGGTCTGCTCGGCACGTACCTCTTCTACGCGGTGGTGACGTCCACCGCGTCGGCCCGGTTCCTGGTCGCGTTCCTCGACGGCACCGGCCTCTGGGACGCCCCGCCGGACTGGATCGTGCTGCCGATCGTCGCCGTCGTCCTGCTCGGTGTGCTCGCGCTGACGATCTCGCCGATCCGGCTCGGCACCCGCGTGCTGCTGATCGTCGAGGCCGCCACGGTCGCGCTGATCCTCGTCGTCGCGGTCGTGGTGCTGGCCCAGGTCGGCGCGGACGGCGACATCACGGTGAGCCCGTTCACGGTGCCGGCGGGCACCGACACGAGCGCGCTGTTCCTCGGCGTCGTCTTCGGCTTCCTGTCGTTCGCCGGGTTCGAAGCCGCGGCGACGCTCGGCGAGGAGACCCGGCGGCCCCGCCGCGACATTCCCCGCGCGATCCTCGGCACCGCGATCTTCGGCGGCGTCTACTTCGTCTTCGTGACCTGGGTGGAGGTGCAGGGCTTCGGCACCGACCAGGAGGGCCTCGACGCGTTCGCGAGCTCCGGGTCGCTCTTCGGGGACCTCGGCACCCGGTACGTGGGCGCCTGGCTCGGTGACCTGATCAGCCTCGGTGCCGCGATCAGCGCGTTCGGGTGCGCGCTGGCGTGCGCGGTCGGCGCGTCCCGGCTGCTCTACGCGATGGCCCGCGACGGGCTCGCCCCGGCGGCGCTGGCCCGGGTCGATCCGACCCGGCGCACCCCGGCCGGGGCCGCGCTCGGCGTCGTGGCCGCGGCCGCGGTGATCGAGGTGCTGCTCTGGTTGATCTACGACACGTCACTCGATGTGTTCGTCGCGGCCGGTGTGATCGGTACGTTGGTGCTGCTGGTGGTCTATGTCCTGGCTTCGGTCGGCGTCATCCGGCTGTTGTTCGTGAACCGAGACCCCACTGTCCGCACCTGGGAAGTGATCGTTCCGGTCGGGGGGCTGATCGTGCTGGGCTACACGCTCTACCGCAACGTCGTGCCGCTGCCGGAGGGTCGCAGCCTGGTCGCGCCGCTGGTGGCGGCGGTGTGGCTGCTCGTCGGGGTGGTCGTGGTGCTCGCCGCCCCGCAGCTGGCCCGGCGGGCCGGAACCGCGCTCACCGCCGACGAAGGGCTCACGAAGGTATGA